Proteins encoded within one genomic window of Cellulomonas flavigena DSM 20109:
- a CDS encoding sensor histidine kinase, translating into MPTELPTRLRATLARAGALRDGPQGPRWDSVALLLVGLFLLALDVQTLGLDESVVAVPGGPAPWQGALLLVATTVLLAKRRRPVAVLVVVTVLSSADGVLGGSLGMYLVLFDALFTVAVRARPQARTVVLSVLVGLVLAVLVATAAAGLPARDVVQLTLVAVALLLPPWWWGADVRRSTDLAAEQERRADAERERADLARAHADDVARIAALDRDRAVQDERARMARDLHDVVAGHLSAVAIHAEAALAAPPDEARDRAALAAVRAGSLDALGEMRAMILVLREGADADAATAPAGLARVADLDVDVDGDVPAGLPAAVDHAAFRILQEAVTNAHKHGAGRPTARFTCDGEALVVDVENPVAAGTARVDPALTSSTGLQTMRERAAALRGTLTTTRDGATWRVRATLPLHLEETP; encoded by the coding sequence GTGCCGACCGAGCTGCCGACGCGCCTGCGCGCGACGCTCGCGCGTGCCGGCGCCCTGCGGGACGGACCGCAGGGCCCGCGCTGGGACTCCGTGGCACTGCTGCTGGTCGGGCTGTTCCTCCTGGCCCTCGACGTGCAGACGCTGGGGCTCGACGAGTCGGTCGTCGCCGTCCCGGGCGGACCGGCGCCGTGGCAGGGCGCCCTGCTGCTCGTGGCGACCACCGTGCTGCTGGCCAAGCGGCGACGGCCCGTCGCGGTGCTGGTGGTGGTCACGGTGCTGTCGTCGGCCGACGGTGTGCTCGGCGGCAGCCTCGGCATGTACCTCGTGCTGTTCGACGCACTGTTCACGGTCGCGGTGCGCGCACGGCCGCAGGCCCGCACGGTGGTGCTGTCGGTGCTCGTGGGGCTCGTCCTCGCGGTGCTGGTCGCGACAGCCGCCGCAGGGCTGCCCGCGCGGGACGTCGTGCAGCTCACGCTCGTGGCGGTCGCGCTGCTGCTGCCGCCGTGGTGGTGGGGCGCGGACGTGCGGCGCTCGACCGACCTGGCGGCGGAGCAGGAGCGGCGCGCCGACGCCGAGCGTGAGCGGGCGGACCTCGCGCGCGCGCACGCCGACGACGTCGCGCGCATCGCGGCGCTCGACCGGGACCGCGCGGTGCAGGACGAGCGCGCCCGCATGGCCCGCGACCTGCACGACGTGGTGGCCGGGCACCTGTCCGCCGTCGCGATCCACGCCGAGGCCGCGCTGGCCGCGCCGCCGGACGAGGCGCGGGACCGTGCGGCGCTCGCCGCGGTGCGCGCCGGCTCCCTCGACGCGCTGGGCGAGATGCGCGCCATGATCCTGGTGCTGCGCGAGGGCGCCGACGCCGACGCAGCGACGGCCCCTGCCGGGTTGGCGCGCGTCGCGGACCTCGACGTGGACGTCGACGGGGACGTCCCTGCCGGGCTGCCGGCCGCCGTGGACCACGCGGCGTTCCGCATCCTGCAGGAGGCGGTGACGAACGCGCACAAGCACGGTGCCGGACGGCCGACGGCGCGGTTCACGTGCGACGGGGAGGCGCTGGTGGTGGACGTCGAGAACCCGGTGGCGGCCGGCACCGCACGGGTGGACCCGGCCCTCACGTCGTCGACGGGCCTGCAGACCATGCGCGAGCGCGCCGCCGCCCTGCGCGGCACCCTGACGACCACGCGCGACGGCGCCACGTGGCGCGTGCGCGCGACCCTCCCCCTGCACCTCGAGGAGACCCCGTGA
- a CDS encoding response regulator — MTPDRVRVLLADDHAAIRAGLRLLLEQSGRVEVVGEASDGDVALRQARALRPDVVLMDVRMPGTDGIAATAAIVGERLAEVVALTTFDLDEYVLGMVRAGAAGFLLKTAGARELVDAVCRVAAGEGVLAPEVTRRLLDAVAAQPAEPPAPVVVDARLANLTARERDVLTALGDGLSNAEIAARLVVSETTVKSHVSHVLAKLGVRTRLQAGVLAREVR, encoded by the coding sequence GTGACCCCCGACCGCGTGCGGGTGCTGCTCGCCGACGACCACGCCGCGATCCGCGCCGGGCTGCGGCTGCTGCTCGAGCAGTCCGGGCGGGTCGAGGTCGTCGGGGAGGCGTCCGACGGGGACGTCGCGCTGCGCCAGGCGCGCGCCCTGCGGCCGGACGTCGTGCTCATGGACGTGCGCATGCCCGGCACCGACGGGATCGCCGCGACGGCCGCGATCGTCGGCGAGCGCCTGGCGGAGGTGGTCGCGCTGACGACGTTCGACCTCGACGAGTACGTGCTCGGCATGGTCCGGGCCGGGGCGGCCGGGTTCCTGCTGAAGACCGCGGGCGCGCGCGAGCTCGTCGACGCGGTGTGCCGGGTGGCGGCGGGCGAGGGCGTGCTGGCACCCGAGGTGACACGGCGGCTGCTCGACGCGGTCGCGGCGCAGCCCGCCGAGCCCCCTGCGCCCGTCGTGGTCGACGCGCGCCTGGCGAACCTGACGGCCCGCGAGCGCGACGTGCTCACGGCGCTGGGCGACGGGTTGTCGAACGCGGAGATCGCCGCACGCCTGGTCGTGTCGGAGACGACCGTGAAGTCCCACGTCAGCCACGTGCTGGCCAAGCTGGGCGTGCGCACGCGCCTGCAGGCGGGCGTGCTGGCGCGGGAGGTGCGTTGA
- a CDS encoding FadR/GntR family transcriptional regulator, with protein MAHEPSGAPSRPRSRTSDAADRIKDLILTRRLRPGDPVPTESELTDTLGVSRSSVREAVRTLSALGIVDVRHGHGTFVGELSLDPLVETLVFRGALQPGDGLRALREVIEVREALDVAMAERLAEAARGTHDADLWALVATMEESARDGETFAASDRAFHAALHALTGNSLVGPLVAAFSDVHTAVVRHLGACLPDDLAQTARAHRDMLEAVEAGDAPGYREAVRRHYAPLVRALDAAA; from the coding sequence ATGGCCCACGAGCCGTCCGGCGCACCGTCGCGCCCACGCTCCCGCACGTCCGACGCCGCCGACCGCATCAAGGACCTCATCCTCACCCGCCGGCTACGGCCCGGCGACCCGGTGCCCACCGAGTCCGAGCTGACCGACACCCTGGGCGTCTCGCGCTCGAGCGTCCGCGAGGCCGTGCGCACCCTGTCCGCGCTCGGGATCGTCGACGTGCGCCACGGGCACGGCACGTTCGTCGGCGAGCTGTCGCTCGACCCGCTGGTCGAGACCCTCGTGTTCCGCGGCGCCCTGCAACCGGGCGACGGCCTGCGGGCGCTCCGCGAGGTCATCGAGGTCCGCGAGGCGCTCGACGTCGCGATGGCCGAGCGGCTCGCCGAGGCCGCGCGCGGCACCCACGACGCCGACCTGTGGGCGCTCGTCGCGACCATGGAGGAGTCCGCCCGCGACGGCGAGACGTTCGCGGCGTCCGACCGCGCGTTCCACGCCGCGCTGCACGCGCTCACCGGGAACTCGCTGGTCGGGCCCCTGGTGGCCGCCTTCTCGGACGTCCACACCGCCGTCGTGCGCCACCTCGGCGCCTGCCTGCCGGACGACCTCGCACAGACCGCCCGCGCGCACCGCGACATGCTCGAGGCCGTCGAGGCCGGCGACGCGCCGGGGTACCGCGAGGCGGTGCGGCGGCACTACGCGCCGCTCGTGCGCGCCCTCGACGCTGCGGCCTGA
- a CDS encoding TIGR03885 family FMN-dependent LLM class oxidoreductase — protein sequence MVRVGFHNSHEQVHPSALLAATQLAEQRGFDAAMCSDHWAPWQSTQGHSGFAWTWLGSALATTRLPFGVVNAPGQRYHPAIIAQAAATLAAMYPGRFWVALGSGENMNEHITGDGWLPKPVRDARLVECVEVIRALLDGEEVTHDGLVKVDRAKLWTLPDVKPLLIGPAVSVVTAANHARWADGLVTVNQPEEKLRRVVDAYRDAGGRGEIALQVHVSFAPTDAEALRLAREQWAGNAIGPPVAWDLDTPEAFDQIAGLVSDDVLRRSVLVEHDPQRLADRLVALAGIGFDAVYLHQVATDVVPSDDKHPDAADTATQPSSSLEAFVDMAAEHVLPALKAVGA from the coding sequence ATGGTGCGCGTCGGATTCCACAACTCTCACGAGCAGGTCCATCCCTCCGCGCTGCTCGCGGCCACGCAGCTGGCCGAGCAGCGCGGCTTCGACGCCGCGATGTGCTCGGACCACTGGGCGCCGTGGCAGTCGACGCAGGGACACTCCGGGTTCGCGTGGACGTGGCTGGGGTCCGCCCTGGCGACCACGCGGCTGCCGTTCGGCGTGGTCAATGCGCCCGGCCAGCGGTACCACCCGGCGATCATCGCGCAGGCCGCGGCCACGCTCGCCGCGATGTACCCGGGGCGGTTCTGGGTGGCGCTCGGCTCGGGCGAGAACATGAACGAGCACATCACCGGCGACGGGTGGCTGCCCAAGCCGGTGCGTGACGCCCGCCTCGTCGAGTGCGTCGAGGTGATCCGGGCGCTGCTCGACGGCGAGGAGGTCACGCACGACGGCCTGGTCAAGGTCGACCGCGCCAAGCTGTGGACGCTGCCCGACGTGAAGCCGCTGCTCATCGGCCCGGCGGTGTCCGTGGTGACGGCCGCGAACCACGCACGCTGGGCGGACGGCCTGGTGACCGTCAACCAGCCCGAGGAGAAGCTGCGCCGCGTCGTCGACGCGTACCGCGACGCCGGCGGGCGCGGGGAGATCGCGCTGCAGGTGCACGTGTCGTTCGCCCCGACGGACGCCGAGGCGCTGCGCCTGGCGCGCGAGCAGTGGGCGGGCAACGCGATCGGCCCACCGGTCGCGTGGGACCTGGACACCCCGGAGGCGTTCGACCAGATCGCCGGCCTGGTGAGCGACGACGTCCTGCGGCGGTCCGTGCTCGTCGAGCACGACCCGCAGCGCCTCGCCGACCGTCTGGTGGCCCTCGCGGGGATCGGCTTCGACGCCGTCTACCTGCACCAGGTCGCCACGGACGTCGTCCCGTCCGACGACAAGCACCCCGACGCCGCGGACACGGCGACCCAGCCGTCGTCGTCGCTGGAGGCGTTCGTCGACATGGCAGCCGAGCACGTGCTGCCCGCGCTGAAGGCGGTGGGGGCGTGA